The Dendropsophus ebraccatus isolate aDenEbr1 chromosome 2, aDenEbr1.pat, whole genome shotgun sequence DNA segment ataaacaaataaaccaaAGTACATGATGCAacataataatacaaaaataataataatagtaataagatgggggggggggggtgtagtcgGGTCGTCTTGTTCCTTAGTGTCTACTTTGAAGTGTCCTACATTAAAAATGAAAGTCTTGTGGTCTTTCAGCTGGACATCCCCAGTGGGTGAAGAGAGTCACTGTCCAAGAGCCATGTGCCTAAGTGGTACAGGGCTTGGGAGTACCAGTGGACACCTTCAAGGTGAAGGTGGTTGGGTGGGGATTTATAGTCTTGGGGGGTGAGGAAGGAGAAAAGTTTAAAGGCAAATCTTAAAGGGGCAAATGCTATATGTGCCCAGCTGTGTTCTTCAATGACTGCATAACAAGAGGCCAGGACCCCATTGATGACCACTGTGCCATGAGAGGTCACTGGGGCATAGGCTCCAATGTCTTCTTCAAGGTGGACTCTCTCTACTGTCACCTCCTTCAGGTGCATCAAGGTGTGATCAGCGATGAACACCCGATCTCCAGGACTGACATCACTGGCAAAGACAGACTTGAAGGACTTGGTGCCATTCTCTGAGACGAATATTAGATGGGCAGCTGTCAGGCGGATGATCTCCTTGGGGTGAGAGGTCTCTATGACAtagtataacttcctgacactctCTTGTCTGTCTATGAAGAGGAGGAAGTCGCTGTAGACCATCCTGCCAGTCTCATCTGCTGCCAGCACCCGCTctcctggcagcagctccctcagGGCTTTGGTGCCACCCCCCTCAGTCCACACTGTGGCATTGCCAGGGAAGCAGCCCCCGGACTTGGCAGCTACTGAATTCTCTGCAAAAGGAAAAGAGAAAATAAGATGCAGGATAAGAGGTGGAAATGTCGCAGATACAGGAGCCCAGTAACTTCCCCCGATCCTCCTCTATAGTCTCCAATAGCCTGAATAGGTCTGTAATAACTTATCTACATACCTGGTTCTCTCTATCACTAGAGGATGAATTATTACCTGTCAGTAAGAAAAGATTGGTTAAAACCAGAATAAGAAACAATAGAAAGAATGACCTGTTCTCCTTCAGTCATCAGGGCATGCGACATTACTAACTAATGCAAGGAAATTGTATCTCTAGTCATAGTATTGGCCTCCCTATCATATTTATATCTATCTCTCTGTGTTGTATtcatctatgatctatctatctatctatctatctatctatctatctatttatctatctatattctatgatctatatatctgtctattatctatctatctatctatctactatctatctatctatctatctatctatctatctatctatctcctatctatcatttatctatctattatctatctatgtatctatgtatctatgtatctatctatctatctatctatctatctatctatctatctatcatttatctatctattatctatctatctatctatctatctatctcctatctatctattatctatctatgtatctatctatctatctatctatctatctcctatctatctatctatctatctatctatctatctatctatcatctatctcctatctatctattatctatctatgtatctatctatctatctatctatctatctatctatctatctatcatttatctatctattatctatctatctcctatctatctatctatctatctatcatctattatctatctcctatctattatctatctataatctatctatctatctatctatctatctattatcttgcatctattatctatctcctatctataatctatctataatcgatctatcatctatctatctatctatctatctatctatctatctatgatctatttatctattatctatctcctatctatttatgatctatttatctattatctatcttttatctatctatctatctatctatctatctatctatctatctcctatctatctataatctatctatctatctatctatctatctatctatctatctatctatgatctatttatctatctcctatctattatctatctatctatctatctatctatctatctatctatctatctatctatctctctatttgtaatatatatatatatatatatatatatatatatatatatatagtttcttgCATTGTATAtctcctatttattatctatctatctatctatctatctatctatctatctatctatctatctatttatctatctcctatctatctattgcagTGATATGGtgggctgtatgtgtgtatgtgtatgggggggatctcATCTATGGCTCTGAGTAACAAGCTCTGATTTAGTTGATTTAGTCTCAGATTTGGCTTCCAGAACCCTTGTTACTCAGCATTAACCCTTCATCTCCAGCTACTGTGTGACCACGTCCCTTCTACTTCTCTCCAGAAGAAAACCAAGGGTGAAAACGAGCTTTTATGTATCTCCTAAGGACTTTATCACTTCTAGTTAACAAATTAAACAAGTTACTAAAAAAGAAGAAGTTGCCTGTAGGAAACAATGTGTGCATTTGTTGTAGTGTCCCCTGTGCTACTGTGCTGTCCCATGAGAGCAGCCTCCAGCAGAGAGCAgctttgtttgtatgttttgggAGCTGTTGAATAGATCCCATCCCATCCAGCCACTCTACAAACACATCATTCAATTGGCTGAGGTGTGAAGATTTGGAGGCTTTGAGGAGCTCTTGTTTGGGTTCCCTAATTAAAATCCAATTGTCATTCTGATTCCTTATAAGAAAATTGGGGcactcttagaaggagaggatggTTCAATATCTTCCCAGCTTCCCCCCTATTTACTCAGGTGCAGGAACACTGTGTGCCaattcacacacatacactccaAAATCCAAGAGGGACTGTTTGCACAGTCCAGACACTTTCCAAGACACTCTGAACTGGTATTTGAATTTTAAATGTAATGGTTTTCTCCTCTCTAAATACCCTCCAGAGTTCAGTCTCCCATCCTGCCCCTGTGTCATGGTAAGAATAATTCTCATCTCAGGGACCCATTGTCCACCATCATACTTTCAGTAAACAAGATATCTGAATTAAAgactcttcttctccttcttcttcctagGAACTATGGCTGTTAATCTCCTCATCAAATTCTCCTGCATGGAATGGAGTTAGGACAATGGCAGCCAAGATTTAGCTGTAGGCATCTCAGATTTACTCTTGAATTCAAGATAGCCCAGTCACACGACCCTATGTGCCACAGCAATACATCACAGTCAGGGGACAATGTATTAGGATGAGCCTGACTGGTGTGTGCCCAGGCAGCTTATAATATTACACCCTGTCTCTACAATGAactcaatgccccccccccccccccccaaatataatGTCTGGCAATATTTTTGACGTGTTAGGGTCTGTAGGTCTTGGGAAACACCAACATTCACCATGGCATACTGGTATACTTGTATACTGGCATACACTGGCATACTGGGAGTTATAGCTGCACAACAGTGGCCAGAGGATTGGACCACTATAGTAAAACCTCAACATATATTATAGATCTATTCATAAATATTCAGATAAATTTCATAATAGGTCACAATATAattacaatatctatctatctatctaatatatatatatatatatatatatatatatatatatataatgatcctatctatctcccatttatttatctatctatctattttccacattatctatctatctatctatctattatctatcatctatctatctatctattatcgatcatctatctatttatctatctatctattatctatctatctatctatctatctatctatctatctatctatctatctatctcctatctatctatctatctatctatctatctatctatctatcttctatatatctcctatctatctatctatctattatctatctatctatctatctatctatctatctatctatttatttacaaTATCTAATAATTTTCTTTAAGTAAAGTTAGTAGATGGTGAAGCATTCAGATATTGGCAGCTAATGCAGGGAGAGTGTCAACAGGAAAACATGGGCAAATAAGCACCCACCCAGCTAAGAGAAGTAGTGGGCAATGTTCTAGCTAAATTTCTATTATGAAACAAGGAAATCATCTAGCTGGCCATAATATTCCTATACATAAACAGGACTATAACAGTCGCCTATGATTTCTCGGTGAAcgtttttttcacattttcatttACAGAAGGTGAGCCATGCATGTGGCCTGCAAC contains these protein-coding regions:
- the SHH gene encoding sonic hedgehog protein, whose product is MDEMLLPLRALLLGVFIISALLLPPASACGPGRGIGKRRHPKKLTPLAYKQFIPNVAEKTLGASGRYEGKITRNSERFKELTPNYNSDIIFKDEENTAADRLMTQRCKDKLNALAISVMNQWPGVKLRVTEGWDEDGHHSEESLHYEGRAVDITTSDRERSKYGMLARLAVEAGFDWVYYESKAHIHCSVKAENSVAAKSGGCFPGNATVWTEGGGTKALRELLPGERVLAADETGRMVYSDFLLFIDRQESVRKLYYVIETSHPKEIIRLTAAHLIFVSENGTKSFKSVFASDVSPGDRVFIADHTLMHLKEVTVERVHLEEDIGAYAPVTSHGTVVINGVLASCYAVIEEHSWAHIAFAPLRFAFKLFSFLTPQDYKSPPNHLHLEGVHWYSQALYHLGTWLLDSDSLHPLGMSS